Proteins from one Sarcophilus harrisii chromosome 2, mSarHar1.11, whole genome shotgun sequence genomic window:
- the LRATD1 gene encoding protein LRATD1 translates to MGNQLDRITHLSYSELPTGDPSGIEQDELRVGVAYFFSDEEEDVDERGQPDKFGVKGPPGGGGGGGGGGDGEGDADGGGSPGPGTPTHHPHHLVHQLVLHEAQCSAFRGPECIFSKGGGGAGGGAGDLGVYAVTALPALCQPGDLVELLWLRPPAPAAAGEPPGSAPPPPPHWAVYVGGGQVIHLHRGEIRQDSLYEAGAANVGRVVSNWYRYRPLVAELVVQNACGHLGLKSPDVCWTNSESFAAWCRFGKREFKAGGELPAGSQPPQLQYYLKVHLGDGKVHTARFHSLEDLIREKRRLDAGGALRVIKELAALVDAKE, encoded by the coding sequence ATGGGAAACCAACTGGACCGGATCACGCACCTGAGCTACAGCGAGCTGCCCACCGGGGACCCGTCCGGCATCGAGCAGGACGAGCTGCGGGTCGGGGTCGCCTACTTCTTCTCGGATGAGGAGGAGGACGTGGACGAGCGCGGCCAGCCCGACAAGTTCGGCGTAAAGGGCCcccccggcggcggcggcggcggcgggggcggcggcgACGGCGAGGGCGACGCGGACGGCGGGGGCAGCCCGGGCCCCGGGACGCCCACCCACCACCCGCACCACCTGGTGCACCAGCTGGTGCTGCACGAAGCCCAGTGCTCCGCCTTCCGCGGCCCCGAATGCATCTTCTCCAAGGGGGGCGGCGGCGCCGGCGGGGGCGCCGGGGACCTGGGAGTCTACGCCGTGACGGCCCTGCCCGCGCTCTGCCAGCCCGGAGACCTGGTGGAGCTGCTGTGGCTGCGGCCCCCGGCCCCCGCCGCCGCCGGGGAGCCCCCCGGGTcggcgccgccgccgcccccgcaCTGGGCCGTCTACGTGGGCGGCGGCCAGGTCATCCACCTGCACCGCGGCGAGATCCGCCAGGACAGCCTGTACGAGGCGGGCGCCGCCAACGTGGGCCGGGTGGTGAGTAACTGGTACCGCTACCGGCCCCTGGTGGCCGAGCTGGTGGTGCAGAACGCCTGCGGCCACCTGGGCCTCAAGAGCCCCGACGTGTGCTGGACCAACTCGGAGAGCTTCGCCGCCTGGTGCCGCTTCGGCAAGCGCGAGTTCAAGGCCGGCGGGGAGCTGCCGGCCGGCAGCCAGCCCCCGCAGCTGCAGTACTATCTCAAGGTGCACCTGGGCGACGGCAAGGTGCACACGGCCAGGTTCCACAGCCTGGAGGACCTCATCCGCGAGAAGCGGCGCCTGGACGCCGGCGGCGCGCTCCGGGTCATCAAGGAGCTGGCCGCGCTGGTGGACGCCAAGGAGTAG